The Desulfuromonadales bacterium DNA segment GGCATTATCGGCTGACCCTCAAGATGAAGGCATCCCCGGTTCATGGCCGAGCATTTGCACTCATTGCCCGTCGTTGGCCGTTTTGCGCCGAGTCCCACCGGCCCGTTGCACTTTGGTTCTCTGGTGACGGCGGTGGGTAGCTTCTGTCTGGCACGGCAGGGCGGCGGTCGATGGTTGCTGCGTATCGAGGACCTGGATACGCCTAGGGTCGTCTCCGGGGCAGCTGACGAGATCATGCGAGTCCTGGAGGGGTTGGGCCTGGAGTGGGATGGCGAAGTGGTCTGGCAGAGCCGGCGCGTGCCCGCCTACGAAGCCGCCCTTGCCAGGTTGCGGGAGAGAGGATTGGTGTTCGCCTGTGGCTGCTCCCGGCAGGAAATCCTGGCGAGCGCCCCTCACCCCGGCGAAGAGGGCCCCCTTTATCCCGGGACCTGCCGGTCGGGACTTGCCGCCGGACGCCGGCCCCGTGCCCTGCGGATCCGGGTTCCCGACGAAGTGGTCTGCTTCGCCGATGGCCTTTTCGGTCCCGTACAGCAGTGTCTGGCCAGTGCCGTAGGCGATTTCGTGCTGAGAAGGGCCGACGGTCTGTTTGCCTACCAATTGGCGGCGGTGGTTGATGATGCCGAAAGTGGCGTCAACCAGGTGGTGCGTGGCGCCGATCTGCTGACGTCCACGCCCCGGCAGATTTTCTTGCACAGCTGTCTGGGCAACCCGCTTCCCTGCTATGTTCACCTCCCCCTGGTCCTGTCTCCGGACGGGGAGAAGCTCAGCAAGCGGCACGGCGCGG contains these protein-coding regions:
- the gluQRS gene encoding tRNA glutamyl-Q(34) synthetase GluQRS, whose product is MAEHLHSLPVVGRFAPSPTGPLHFGSLVTAVGSFCLARQGGGRWLLRIEDLDTPRVVSGAADEIMRVLEGLGLEWDGEVVWQSRRVPAYEAALARLRERGLVFACGCSRQEILASAPHPGEEGPLYPGTCRSGLAAGRRPRALRIRVPDEVVCFADGLFGPVQQCLASAVGDFVLRRADGLFAYQLAAVVDDAESGVNQVVRGADLLTSTPRQIFLHSCLGNPLPCYVHLPLVLSPDGEKLSKRHGAVVADSTREGGKLVWQALHFLGQEVPADLKNAPPRTILAWGVAHFALDRVVLHPANAWPA